One window of Phocoena phocoena chromosome 13, mPhoPho1.1, whole genome shotgun sequence genomic DNA carries:
- the INPP5J gene encoding phosphatidylinositol 4,5-bisphosphate 5-phosphatase A isoform X2, with product MEGQGISGSGRLGTQAGLGPLPMPHGISQTGAPSKMDSRFQLSAKENAAPVCSEPRLALTPVGSPAAMPPSSKGPSLALASPRPILAPMSTPGEQKTAPAHRSSRLAPTSVGQLVVSASAGPKPPPATLGPRLAPLSRDQKQVPPASMGPKPALAASGLSLAVASEKQPPHPPSSSSPVPSPVLSPSQEQALTPASMTSALASVGWTSAKQRDAPAPRPLSPSEGHLQPPTQTSGPVGSPSLIQAPPDPRISPSFRARPEAPRSSPEDPVLSQTPQTLPLDVGQGPPEPGTRSPGLLYPTFRPGAPLAQTVPPPLPKPPRSPSRSPSRSPNRSPCVPPAPEMALPRPGTQGAGPGGHLSPNLQPRETPAPLTTSSSTSTSSSSSWSAQPTCKSDPGFWITVVTWNVGTAMPPDDVTSLLHLGSSDDSDRADMIAIGLQEVNSMINKRLKDALFTDQWSELFMDALGPFNFVLGNKGGVSVRLAAFGHMLCFLNCHLPAHMDKAEQRKDNFQTILSLQQFQGPGAQGILDHDLVFWFGDLNFRIESYDLHFVKFAIDSEQLHQLWEKDQLNMAKNTWPILRGFQEGPLNFAPTFKFDVGTNKYDTSAKKRKPAWTDRILWKVKAPGGGPSPSGRESHRLQVTQHSYHSHMEYTVSDHKPVAAQFVLHFAFRDEVPLVRLDVADEWVRPEQAVVRYRIETVFARSSWDWIGLYRVGFRHCKDYVAYVWAKHEDVDGNIYQVTFSEESLPKGHGDFILGYYSHTHSILIGVTEPFQISLSTSELASSSTDSSGASSEDEDDSTLELLASKSRSPSPGKSKRHRSRSPGLARFPGLALQPSSCERRGTSRSPSPQSRRLPRVAPNGGSDGGSWGNSEEGPPGLPGSWAFPPSVPQSLGLLPALRLETVDPGGGSSWGPDREAPAPDSLSPSPQDQQGLEEGGLGP from the exons ATGGAGGGCCAGGGCATCAGTGGCAGCGGGAGGCTGGGGACCCAGGCTGGCCTGGGCCCCCTGCCCATGCCCCATGGGATTTCCCAAACTGGGGCACCCTCCAAG ATGGACTCACGTTTTCAGCTCTCAGCGAAGGAGAATGCAGCACCAGTATGCTCGGAACCAAGGTTGGCTCTGACACCTGTGGGGTCACCAGCAGCAATGCCACCTTCCTCAAAGGGGCCAAGCCTGGCTCTGGCGTCTCCCCGACCCATCCTGGCTCCAATGTCTACCCCTGGAGAGCAGAAAACAGCTCCTGCCCATCGCAGCTCCAGACTGGCTCCAACATCTGTGGGCCAGTTGGTGGTGTCTGCCTCGGCTGGGCCGAAGCCTCCTCCAGCTACCCTGGGGCCCAGGCTGGCTCCACTGTCCAGGGACCAGAAGCAGGTGCCACCTGCCTCCATGGGACCCAAGCCAGCCCTGGCTGCTTCAGGCCTGAGCCTGGCCGTGGCATCTGAGAAACAGCCCCCACATCCCCCCTCCAGCTCTTCCCCAGTGCCCAGTCCAGTTCTGTCACCCTCTCAGGAACAGGCCCTGACTCCAGCATCCATGACATCAGCCCTGGCCTCTGTGGGTTGGACATCAGCTAAACAGAGGGATGCCCCAGCCCCTAGACCTCTCTCCCCTTCAGAAGGGCATCTCCAGCCCCCCACTCAGACATCTGGTCCTGTGGGCTCCCCATCCTTGATTCAAGCCCCCCCAGACCCTCGGATCTCCCCCTCCTTCAGAGCCCGGCCTGAGGCCCCCCGCAGCAGCCCTGAGGATCCTGTCTTGTCCCAGACACCACAGACTCTGCCCCTGGATGTGGGCCAGGGTCCTCCAGAGCCTGGCACTCGCTCCCCTGGACTTCTCTACCCCACCTTCCGGCCAGGGGCCCCCTTAGCCCAGACTGTGCCCCCACCTCTGCCCAAGCCACCCCGATCTCCCAGCCGCTCCCCCAGCCGCTCCCCAAACCGCTCCCCGTGTGTCCCCCCAGCTCCTGAGATGGCCCTCCCCAGGCCTGGCACCCAGGGTGCCGGGCCTGGTGGGCATCTGAGCCCCAACCTTCAGCCCAGAGAAACCCCAGCCCCTCTTACCACCTCCTCTTCTACATCCACCTCGTCATCCTCCTCTTGGTCAGCTCAGCCCACCTGCAAGAGCGACCCTGGCTTCTG gatcACTGTGGTCACATGGAACGTGGGCACCGCCATGCCCCCCGATGATGTCACATCCCTCCTTCACCTGGGCAGCAGCGATGACAGTGACAGGGCAGACATGATCGCCATAGG GTTGCAGGAAGTGAACTCTATGATCAACAAGCGGCTCAAGGACGCGCTCTTCACTGACCAGTGGAGCGAGCTCTTCATGGACGCACTGGGGCCCTTCAACTTCGTGCTG GGCAACAAGGGTGGAGTGAGTGTGCGACTGGCCGCCTTCGGGCACATGCTGTGTTTCCTGAACTGCCACCTGCCGGCCCACATGGACAAAGCGGAGCAGCGCAAGGACAACTTCCAGACCATCCTCAGCCTCCAGCAGTTCCAGGGGCCTGGAGCTCAAGGCATCTTGGATCACGA CCTCGTGTTCTGGTTCGGGGACCTGAACTTCCGCATCGAGAGCTACGACCTGCACTTCGTCAAATTTGCCATCGACAGCGAGCAgctccaccagctctgggagaAAGACCAG CTCAACATGGCCAAGAACACCTGGCCCATCCTGAGGGGCTTCCAGGAGGGGCCCCTCAACTTTGCGCCCACCTTCAAGTTTGACGTGGGTACTAACAAATATGATACCAG TGCCAAGAAGCGGAAGCCAGCCTGGACAGACCGTATCCTGTGGAAGGTCAAGGCTCCAGGTGGAGGTCCCAGCCCCTCAGGACGGGAGAGCCACCGGCTCCAGGTGACCCAGCACAGCTACCACAGCCACATGGAATACACTGTCAGCGACCACAAGCCCGTGGCTGCCCAGTTCGTCCTGCAC TTTGCCTTCAGAGACGAAGTGCCGCTTGTGCGGCTGGATGTGGCAGACGAGTGGGTGCGGCCGGAGCAGGCTGTGGTGAGGTACCGCATAGAGACGGTGTTCGCCCGCAGCTCCTGGGACTGGATCGGCTTGTACCGG GTGGGTTTCCGCCACTGCAAGGACTACGTGGCTTATGTCTGGGCCAAACACGAGGATGTGGATGGGAACATCTACCAG GTGACATTCAGTGAGGAGTCACTGCCCAAGGGTCACGGAGACTTCATCCTGGGCTATTATAGCCACACCCACAGCATCCTTATCGGGGTCACTGAGCCCTTCCAG ATCTCACTGTCTACCTCGGAGCTGGCCAGCAGCAGCACAGACAGCTCGGGTGCCAGCTCGGAGGATGAGGATGACAGCACCCTGGAGCTGCTTGCATCCAAGTCCCGCAGCCCAAGCCCTGGCAAGTCCAAGCGGCACCGTAGCCGAAGCCCAGGTCTAGCCCGCTTCCCCGGCCTGGCCCTGCAGCCCTCGTCCTGTGAACGCCGTGGCACCAGCCGAAGCCCCTCGCCCCAGAGCCGCCGCCTGCCTCGGGTAGCCCCCAACGGGGGCAGTGATGGTGGCAGCTGGGGCAACAGTGAGGAGGGGCCCCCTGGGCTGCCTGGGTCCTGGGCCTTCCCACCATCTGTGCCTCAAAGCCTGGGGTTGCTGCCTGCCTTGCGCCTAGAGACCGTAGACCCCGGTGGTGGCAGCTCCTGGGGACCCGATCGGGAGGCCCCGGCCCCCGACAGCCTGTCTCCCAGCCCCCAGGATCAGCAGGGCCTGGAGGAAGGGGGCCTGGGGCCCTGA
- the INPP5J gene encoding phosphatidylinositol 4,5-bisphosphate 5-phosphatase A isoform X1 produces MEGQGISGSGRLGTQAGLGPLPMPHGISQTGAPSKMDSRFQLSAKENAAPVCSEPRLALTPVGSPAAMPPSSKGPSLALASPRPILAPMSTPGEQKTAPAHRSSRLAPTSVGQLVVSASAGPKPPPATLGPRLAPLSRDQKQVPPASMGPKPALAASGLSLAVASEKQPPHPPSSSSPVPSPVLSPSQEQALTPASMTSALASVGWTSAKQRDAPAPRPLSPSEGHLQPPTQTSGPVGSPSLIQAPPDPRISPSFRARPEAPRSSPEDPVLSQTPQTLPLDVGQGPPEPGTRSPGLLYPTFRPGAPLAQTVPPPLPKPPRSPSRSPSRSPNRSPCVPPAPEMALPRPGTQGAGPGGHLSPNLQPRETPAPLTTSSSTSTSSSSSWSAQPTCKSDPGFWITVVTWNVGTAMPPDDVTSLLHLGSSDDSDRADMIAIGLQEVNSMINKRLKDALFTDQWSELFMDALGPFNFVLVSTVRMQGVILLLFAKYYHLPFLRDVQTDCTRTGLGGYWGNKGGVSVRLAAFGHMLCFLNCHLPAHMDKAEQRKDNFQTILSLQQFQGPGAQGILDHDLVFWFGDLNFRIESYDLHFVKFAIDSEQLHQLWEKDQLNMAKNTWPILRGFQEGPLNFAPTFKFDVGTNKYDTSAKKRKPAWTDRILWKVKAPGGGPSPSGRESHRLQVTQHSYHSHMEYTVSDHKPVAAQFVLHFAFRDEVPLVRLDVADEWVRPEQAVVRYRIETVFARSSWDWIGLYRVGFRHCKDYVAYVWAKHEDVDGNIYQVTFSEESLPKGHGDFILGYYSHTHSILIGVTEPFQISLSTSELASSSTDSSGASSEDEDDSTLELLASKSRSPSPGKSKRHRSRSPGLARFPGLALQPSSCERRGTSRSPSPQSRRLPRVAPNGGSDGGSWGNSEEGPPGLPGSWAFPPSVPQSLGLLPALRLETVDPGGGSSWGPDREAPAPDSLSPSPQDQQGLEEGGLGP; encoded by the exons ATGGAGGGCCAGGGCATCAGTGGCAGCGGGAGGCTGGGGACCCAGGCTGGCCTGGGCCCCCTGCCCATGCCCCATGGGATTTCCCAAACTGGGGCACCCTCCAAG ATGGACTCACGTTTTCAGCTCTCAGCGAAGGAGAATGCAGCACCAGTATGCTCGGAACCAAGGTTGGCTCTGACACCTGTGGGGTCACCAGCAGCAATGCCACCTTCCTCAAAGGGGCCAAGCCTGGCTCTGGCGTCTCCCCGACCCATCCTGGCTCCAATGTCTACCCCTGGAGAGCAGAAAACAGCTCCTGCCCATCGCAGCTCCAGACTGGCTCCAACATCTGTGGGCCAGTTGGTGGTGTCTGCCTCGGCTGGGCCGAAGCCTCCTCCAGCTACCCTGGGGCCCAGGCTGGCTCCACTGTCCAGGGACCAGAAGCAGGTGCCACCTGCCTCCATGGGACCCAAGCCAGCCCTGGCTGCTTCAGGCCTGAGCCTGGCCGTGGCATCTGAGAAACAGCCCCCACATCCCCCCTCCAGCTCTTCCCCAGTGCCCAGTCCAGTTCTGTCACCCTCTCAGGAACAGGCCCTGACTCCAGCATCCATGACATCAGCCCTGGCCTCTGTGGGTTGGACATCAGCTAAACAGAGGGATGCCCCAGCCCCTAGACCTCTCTCCCCTTCAGAAGGGCATCTCCAGCCCCCCACTCAGACATCTGGTCCTGTGGGCTCCCCATCCTTGATTCAAGCCCCCCCAGACCCTCGGATCTCCCCCTCCTTCAGAGCCCGGCCTGAGGCCCCCCGCAGCAGCCCTGAGGATCCTGTCTTGTCCCAGACACCACAGACTCTGCCCCTGGATGTGGGCCAGGGTCCTCCAGAGCCTGGCACTCGCTCCCCTGGACTTCTCTACCCCACCTTCCGGCCAGGGGCCCCCTTAGCCCAGACTGTGCCCCCACCTCTGCCCAAGCCACCCCGATCTCCCAGCCGCTCCCCCAGCCGCTCCCCAAACCGCTCCCCGTGTGTCCCCCCAGCTCCTGAGATGGCCCTCCCCAGGCCTGGCACCCAGGGTGCCGGGCCTGGTGGGCATCTGAGCCCCAACCTTCAGCCCAGAGAAACCCCAGCCCCTCTTACCACCTCCTCTTCTACATCCACCTCGTCATCCTCCTCTTGGTCAGCTCAGCCCACCTGCAAGAGCGACCCTGGCTTCTG gatcACTGTGGTCACATGGAACGTGGGCACCGCCATGCCCCCCGATGATGTCACATCCCTCCTTCACCTGGGCAGCAGCGATGACAGTGACAGGGCAGACATGATCGCCATAGG GTTGCAGGAAGTGAACTCTATGATCAACAAGCGGCTCAAGGACGCGCTCTTCACTGACCAGTGGAGCGAGCTCTTCATGGACGCACTGGGGCCCTTCAACTTCGTGCTG GTGAGTACTGTGCGGATGCAGGGCGTCATCCTGCTGCTGTTCGCCAAGTACTACCACCTGCCCTTCCTGAGGGATGTGCAGACTGACTGCACGCGCACTGGCCTGGGTGGCTATTGG GGCAACAAGGGTGGAGTGAGTGTGCGACTGGCCGCCTTCGGGCACATGCTGTGTTTCCTGAACTGCCACCTGCCGGCCCACATGGACAAAGCGGAGCAGCGCAAGGACAACTTCCAGACCATCCTCAGCCTCCAGCAGTTCCAGGGGCCTGGAGCTCAAGGCATCTTGGATCACGA CCTCGTGTTCTGGTTCGGGGACCTGAACTTCCGCATCGAGAGCTACGACCTGCACTTCGTCAAATTTGCCATCGACAGCGAGCAgctccaccagctctgggagaAAGACCAG CTCAACATGGCCAAGAACACCTGGCCCATCCTGAGGGGCTTCCAGGAGGGGCCCCTCAACTTTGCGCCCACCTTCAAGTTTGACGTGGGTACTAACAAATATGATACCAG TGCCAAGAAGCGGAAGCCAGCCTGGACAGACCGTATCCTGTGGAAGGTCAAGGCTCCAGGTGGAGGTCCCAGCCCCTCAGGACGGGAGAGCCACCGGCTCCAGGTGACCCAGCACAGCTACCACAGCCACATGGAATACACTGTCAGCGACCACAAGCCCGTGGCTGCCCAGTTCGTCCTGCAC TTTGCCTTCAGAGACGAAGTGCCGCTTGTGCGGCTGGATGTGGCAGACGAGTGGGTGCGGCCGGAGCAGGCTGTGGTGAGGTACCGCATAGAGACGGTGTTCGCCCGCAGCTCCTGGGACTGGATCGGCTTGTACCGG GTGGGTTTCCGCCACTGCAAGGACTACGTGGCTTATGTCTGGGCCAAACACGAGGATGTGGATGGGAACATCTACCAG GTGACATTCAGTGAGGAGTCACTGCCCAAGGGTCACGGAGACTTCATCCTGGGCTATTATAGCCACACCCACAGCATCCTTATCGGGGTCACTGAGCCCTTCCAG ATCTCACTGTCTACCTCGGAGCTGGCCAGCAGCAGCACAGACAGCTCGGGTGCCAGCTCGGAGGATGAGGATGACAGCACCCTGGAGCTGCTTGCATCCAAGTCCCGCAGCCCAAGCCCTGGCAAGTCCAAGCGGCACCGTAGCCGAAGCCCAGGTCTAGCCCGCTTCCCCGGCCTGGCCCTGCAGCCCTCGTCCTGTGAACGCCGTGGCACCAGCCGAAGCCCCTCGCCCCAGAGCCGCCGCCTGCCTCGGGTAGCCCCCAACGGGGGCAGTGATGGTGGCAGCTGGGGCAACAGTGAGGAGGGGCCCCCTGGGCTGCCTGGGTCCTGGGCCTTCCCACCATCTGTGCCTCAAAGCCTGGGGTTGCTGCCTGCCTTGCGCCTAGAGACCGTAGACCCCGGTGGTGGCAGCTCCTGGGGACCCGATCGGGAGGCCCCGGCCCCCGACAGCCTGTCTCCCAGCCCCCAGGATCAGCAGGGCCTGGAGGAAGGGGGCCTGGGGCCCTGA
- the INPP5J gene encoding phosphatidylinositol 4,5-bisphosphate 5-phosphatase A isoform X5, whose product MEGQGISGSGRLGTQAGLGPLPMPHGISQTGAPSKMDSRFQLSAKENAAPVCSEPRITVVTWNVGTAMPPDDVTSLLHLGSSDDSDRADMIAIGLQEVNSMINKRLKDALFTDQWSELFMDALGPFNFVLGNKGGVSVRLAAFGHMLCFLNCHLPAHMDKAEQRKDNFQTILSLQQFQGPGAQGILDHDLVFWFGDLNFRIESYDLHFVKFAIDSEQLHQLWEKDQLNMAKNTWPILRGFQEGPLNFAPTFKFDVGTNKYDTSAKKRKPAWTDRILWKVKAPGGGPSPSGRESHRLQVTQHSYHSHMEYTVSDHKPVAAQFVLHFAFRDEVPLVRLDVADEWVRPEQAVVRYRIETVFARSSWDWIGLYRVGFRHCKDYVAYVWAKHEDVDGNIYQVTFSEESLPKGHGDFILGYYSHTHSILIGVTEPFQISLSTSELASSSTDSSGASSEDEDDSTLELLASKSRSPSPGKSKRHRSRSPGLARFPGLALQPSSCERRGTSRSPSPQSRRLPRVAPNGGSDGGSWGNSEEGPPGLPGSWAFPPSVPQSLGLLPALRLETVDPGGGSSWGPDREAPAPDSLSPSPQDQQGLEEGGLGP is encoded by the exons ATGGAGGGCCAGGGCATCAGTGGCAGCGGGAGGCTGGGGACCCAGGCTGGCCTGGGCCCCCTGCCCATGCCCCATGGGATTTCCCAAACTGGGGCACCCTCCAAG ATGGACTCACGTTTTCAGCTCTCAGCGAAGGAGAATGCAGCACCAGTATGCTCGGAACCAAG gatcACTGTGGTCACATGGAACGTGGGCACCGCCATGCCCCCCGATGATGTCACATCCCTCCTTCACCTGGGCAGCAGCGATGACAGTGACAGGGCAGACATGATCGCCATAGG GTTGCAGGAAGTGAACTCTATGATCAACAAGCGGCTCAAGGACGCGCTCTTCACTGACCAGTGGAGCGAGCTCTTCATGGACGCACTGGGGCCCTTCAACTTCGTGCTG GGCAACAAGGGTGGAGTGAGTGTGCGACTGGCCGCCTTCGGGCACATGCTGTGTTTCCTGAACTGCCACCTGCCGGCCCACATGGACAAAGCGGAGCAGCGCAAGGACAACTTCCAGACCATCCTCAGCCTCCAGCAGTTCCAGGGGCCTGGAGCTCAAGGCATCTTGGATCACGA CCTCGTGTTCTGGTTCGGGGACCTGAACTTCCGCATCGAGAGCTACGACCTGCACTTCGTCAAATTTGCCATCGACAGCGAGCAgctccaccagctctgggagaAAGACCAG CTCAACATGGCCAAGAACACCTGGCCCATCCTGAGGGGCTTCCAGGAGGGGCCCCTCAACTTTGCGCCCACCTTCAAGTTTGACGTGGGTACTAACAAATATGATACCAG TGCCAAGAAGCGGAAGCCAGCCTGGACAGACCGTATCCTGTGGAAGGTCAAGGCTCCAGGTGGAGGTCCCAGCCCCTCAGGACGGGAGAGCCACCGGCTCCAGGTGACCCAGCACAGCTACCACAGCCACATGGAATACACTGTCAGCGACCACAAGCCCGTGGCTGCCCAGTTCGTCCTGCAC TTTGCCTTCAGAGACGAAGTGCCGCTTGTGCGGCTGGATGTGGCAGACGAGTGGGTGCGGCCGGAGCAGGCTGTGGTGAGGTACCGCATAGAGACGGTGTTCGCCCGCAGCTCCTGGGACTGGATCGGCTTGTACCGG GTGGGTTTCCGCCACTGCAAGGACTACGTGGCTTATGTCTGGGCCAAACACGAGGATGTGGATGGGAACATCTACCAG GTGACATTCAGTGAGGAGTCACTGCCCAAGGGTCACGGAGACTTCATCCTGGGCTATTATAGCCACACCCACAGCATCCTTATCGGGGTCACTGAGCCCTTCCAG ATCTCACTGTCTACCTCGGAGCTGGCCAGCAGCAGCACAGACAGCTCGGGTGCCAGCTCGGAGGATGAGGATGACAGCACCCTGGAGCTGCTTGCATCCAAGTCCCGCAGCCCAAGCCCTGGCAAGTCCAAGCGGCACCGTAGCCGAAGCCCAGGTCTAGCCCGCTTCCCCGGCCTGGCCCTGCAGCCCTCGTCCTGTGAACGCCGTGGCACCAGCCGAAGCCCCTCGCCCCAGAGCCGCCGCCTGCCTCGGGTAGCCCCCAACGGGGGCAGTGATGGTGGCAGCTGGGGCAACAGTGAGGAGGGGCCCCCTGGGCTGCCTGGGTCCTGGGCCTTCCCACCATCTGTGCCTCAAAGCCTGGGGTTGCTGCCTGCCTTGCGCCTAGAGACCGTAGACCCCGGTGGTGGCAGCTCCTGGGGACCCGATCGGGAGGCCCCGGCCCCCGACAGCCTGTCTCCCAGCCCCCAGGATCAGCAGGGCCTGGAGGAAGGGGGCCTGGGGCCCTGA
- the INPP5J gene encoding phosphatidylinositol 4,5-bisphosphate 5-phosphatase A isoform X3 — protein sequence MEGQGISGSGRLGTQAGLGPLPMPHGISQTGAPSKMDSRFQLSAKENAAPVCSEPRITVVTWNVGTAMPPDDVTSLLHLGSSDDSDRADMIAIGLQEVNSMINKRLKDALFTDQWSELFMDALGPFNFVLVSTVRMQGVILLLFAKYYHLPFLRDVQTDCTRTGLGGYWGNKGGVSVRLAAFGHMLCFLNCHLPAHMDKAEQRKDNFQTILSLQQFQGPGAQGILDHDLVFWFGDLNFRIESYDLHFVKFAIDSEQLHQLWEKDQLNMAKNTWPILRGFQEGPLNFAPTFKFDVGTNKYDTSAKKRKPAWTDRILWKVKAPGGGPSPSGRESHRLQVTQHSYHSHMEYTVSDHKPVAAQFVLHFAFRDEVPLVRLDVADEWVRPEQAVVRYRIETVFARSSWDWIGLYRVGFRHCKDYVAYVWAKHEDVDGNIYQVTFSEESLPKGHGDFILGYYSHTHSILIGVTEPFQISLSTSELASSSTDSSGASSEDEDDSTLELLASKSRSPSPGKSKRHRSRSPGLARFPGLALQPSSCERRGTSRSPSPQSRRLPRVAPNGGSDGGSWGNSEEGPPGLPGSWAFPPSVPQSLGLLPALRLETVDPGGGSSWGPDREAPAPDSLSPSPQDQQGLEEGGLGP from the exons ATGGAGGGCCAGGGCATCAGTGGCAGCGGGAGGCTGGGGACCCAGGCTGGCCTGGGCCCCCTGCCCATGCCCCATGGGATTTCCCAAACTGGGGCACCCTCCAAG ATGGACTCACGTTTTCAGCTCTCAGCGAAGGAGAATGCAGCACCAGTATGCTCGGAACCAAG gatcACTGTGGTCACATGGAACGTGGGCACCGCCATGCCCCCCGATGATGTCACATCCCTCCTTCACCTGGGCAGCAGCGATGACAGTGACAGGGCAGACATGATCGCCATAGG GTTGCAGGAAGTGAACTCTATGATCAACAAGCGGCTCAAGGACGCGCTCTTCACTGACCAGTGGAGCGAGCTCTTCATGGACGCACTGGGGCCCTTCAACTTCGTGCTG GTGAGTACTGTGCGGATGCAGGGCGTCATCCTGCTGCTGTTCGCCAAGTACTACCACCTGCCCTTCCTGAGGGATGTGCAGACTGACTGCACGCGCACTGGCCTGGGTGGCTATTGG GGCAACAAGGGTGGAGTGAGTGTGCGACTGGCCGCCTTCGGGCACATGCTGTGTTTCCTGAACTGCCACCTGCCGGCCCACATGGACAAAGCGGAGCAGCGCAAGGACAACTTCCAGACCATCCTCAGCCTCCAGCAGTTCCAGGGGCCTGGAGCTCAAGGCATCTTGGATCACGA CCTCGTGTTCTGGTTCGGGGACCTGAACTTCCGCATCGAGAGCTACGACCTGCACTTCGTCAAATTTGCCATCGACAGCGAGCAgctccaccagctctgggagaAAGACCAG CTCAACATGGCCAAGAACACCTGGCCCATCCTGAGGGGCTTCCAGGAGGGGCCCCTCAACTTTGCGCCCACCTTCAAGTTTGACGTGGGTACTAACAAATATGATACCAG TGCCAAGAAGCGGAAGCCAGCCTGGACAGACCGTATCCTGTGGAAGGTCAAGGCTCCAGGTGGAGGTCCCAGCCCCTCAGGACGGGAGAGCCACCGGCTCCAGGTGACCCAGCACAGCTACCACAGCCACATGGAATACACTGTCAGCGACCACAAGCCCGTGGCTGCCCAGTTCGTCCTGCAC TTTGCCTTCAGAGACGAAGTGCCGCTTGTGCGGCTGGATGTGGCAGACGAGTGGGTGCGGCCGGAGCAGGCTGTGGTGAGGTACCGCATAGAGACGGTGTTCGCCCGCAGCTCCTGGGACTGGATCGGCTTGTACCGG GTGGGTTTCCGCCACTGCAAGGACTACGTGGCTTATGTCTGGGCCAAACACGAGGATGTGGATGGGAACATCTACCAG GTGACATTCAGTGAGGAGTCACTGCCCAAGGGTCACGGAGACTTCATCCTGGGCTATTATAGCCACACCCACAGCATCCTTATCGGGGTCACTGAGCCCTTCCAG ATCTCACTGTCTACCTCGGAGCTGGCCAGCAGCAGCACAGACAGCTCGGGTGCCAGCTCGGAGGATGAGGATGACAGCACCCTGGAGCTGCTTGCATCCAAGTCCCGCAGCCCAAGCCCTGGCAAGTCCAAGCGGCACCGTAGCCGAAGCCCAGGTCTAGCCCGCTTCCCCGGCCTGGCCCTGCAGCCCTCGTCCTGTGAACGCCGTGGCACCAGCCGAAGCCCCTCGCCCCAGAGCCGCCGCCTGCCTCGGGTAGCCCCCAACGGGGGCAGTGATGGTGGCAGCTGGGGCAACAGTGAGGAGGGGCCCCCTGGGCTGCCTGGGTCCTGGGCCTTCCCACCATCTGTGCCTCAAAGCCTGGGGTTGCTGCCTGCCTTGCGCCTAGAGACCGTAGACCCCGGTGGTGGCAGCTCCTGGGGACCCGATCGGGAGGCCCCGGCCCCCGACAGCCTGTCTCCCAGCCCCCAGGATCAGCAGGGCCTGGAGGAAGGGGGCCTGGGGCCCTGA